The Oscillatoria acuminata PCC 6304 genomic interval AAAACCGATATCCCGTTACCGGCGTGACTGGACTCATCCCCAACAGTTTGGGATAATATTCCACACCCAGGCGATAGGCTAAATCTGCCCATTGGTGATCAAAGACGAATTCTCCCCGAGAATGTCCTTTTAGATACATCGGCGCAACACCAATCAGTTCTCCATGTCGCCACACGGTTAAATGATTCGGCAACCATCCCGTTTTGGCGGTTGCACTGCCGGAGGCTTCCATATTGTGCAACCAGTTCCATTCAAAAAAGGGGGTTTGCAGGGGGAGGGCGAGAGCATCCCACGCCGTCTGGGGGACTTCGGCGATGTTGTCGATCCAGGCAACAGAAATTTGAGGCTTAAGCTGTTCCAGCATTACCAACCGTTGAGGGTAGAGCGTTCACTTTCCTAGGGTAATCGATTCTTGGGATGCTGTGGGAGGGACTTGGGGTGGGAACGACTGAAGTCGGGACGTTGAACTTAAGAGGATAACGACTGAAGTTGCAACACCCGGCAGGGGTTAAAACCCCCGCCTCATAGCTAAAGTCGGTTAAAAACCGACTAAAAACACCATCCCATAAGACTTTCAGTCGGTTTCAACCGACTTGAGCTGTTAGGCGGGGGATTTATCCCCCGCCGGGTGTTGCCACTACGAACTGGGGGAGATGGAATCTTGCTGTCTGCGGAGGCGGTAGTGCAAGAATACCTCTGCGTCGATGGTTTTGACTTCTAAGAGTTCTAGGCGGGGTGCGGTTTGAGTGGTAAATCCGCTGCCGTCTAAGGGGGTGGGGGCGTCAGTGCCACCGATGAGGAGGGGGCAGATGGTAAGCCAGAGTTCATCAATGAGGTCCTCTGCGAGTAAGGAGGCGACTAGGTTTCCTCCTCCGAGGATGGCTAATTTTTTAATGCCGAGGGTGGCGATTTGTTGGAAGGCATCATGCCAGTCTACGCCACCGGAAGGGGTTTCGCTGACGAGAATTTTATCGAAGCCGGAATGGTTGCGCCAGGGTTCGGCACCTGAAGGGGTGGTGACTAACCAGCGGGGAACGGGTTGTTGGAATAGGGGGAGGTGGGGAGGCAGGTTGCCGCTGGCAGAGGCGACAATTTGCACGGGTTGGGGCGGTTTTCCGGCTTCTTCGCGCTGGTTAATTCGGTTTGGATCAACCACTCTCATGGCTTTGTCTTTGACGCGGAAGGTTCCGGCACCTGTGATCACGGCATCGGCGGCGGCGACTTGTTGTTCTAAATGGTTTTTATCGGCAGGAGACCCGAAGAGGAGGGGCGATCGCAGGGAGTCGGAAATTTTGCCATCGGCACTCATGGCAAGAACTACGGTGGTTACAGGGCGATCGCTCATGGTTCTCAGGGTCTATGCAATAAAAGAATCTCTTTAGTCTACCTGACCGGCAAGCTGAATCAAGGCGAGGTTTTAACCCGGGTTTGTCGGGCGCTTCTCGAAGCGCCCCTACAGGCTATAAGATTTATCCCCTGCCGATTGTTGCGACTTACCCGGCTTTGATTCGTTTTAATAAATCATAAAACGGTTGCCAATTATCTTCCTGGGCGATCGGTTCCCAAATCGCCTCAATTTCGGGTCGGATAATCACGGTTTCTGGATTATATTGGGCCATTCGTTCGGGTATTTTCTCTAACTCTTCGGTTGCCACGAACTGCAATCCATGAAAGTAGGCTTGCTGCCACGACTCAAAGAGTTCTGACTCAGTTTCTAGGGGGCCCAAAATTTGGTCGCGGTTCTCCCGCCACTGGGGAGAAAACTGCTGTCTGAGTTGCCAAAAGAACTCGGCATAGCCTACCTGTGACTCACCCAAGAGTTGCAAGGTTAATTGCAGTAACTCGGTGGCTGCCTCTTCTGGGATTTCTTCCCCAAAGCCGAGCTTACTCAGCATCAGTCGGTGATATTCTCGGTTATAATGGTGGTAATAGTCCTCTAATGCAGCTTCCATGTCGGCAGAGGCGATCGCCGCTTTTAATGGCACTTGCAACATTTGCAGGTTCCAGCGACAGATGGCGGGTTGATTGCCGTAACTGTAGCGACCATAATAATCAAAGTAGGCCGCTGTAAACTTTAAGTTATAAGTGGGAATAAAGGCAAAAGGTCCATAATCGAAACTTTCCCCGGTGATGGACATATTGTCAGTATTTAAGACAGCATGACAAAATCCCGCTGCCATCCATTGCGCCGTTAATTGAGCCACTCGTTGCACCAATTCTTGATAAAATCGGGCGTATTTCTCCCGGGAGTTCGTTGTCTCCGGGGAAATTAAGGGTGGCATCCCTTGATTCAGGTGCGGATAATAATAGGCAGTTACCCAATCTAAGAGTTTTTCGATTAAATCTTTTCGGCCTAAATAATGCAATCGTTCAAAGGTTCCAAATCGGATATGGGATTCACTGAAGCGGATCATTACAGACGATCGCGTAGGAGAGGGTTCATCTCCTCGCCACAATTGTTCGCCAGTTTCAACTAGGCTTAAACAGCGCGAGGTTCGGACGCCCATCCGATGCAACATTTCCCCGGCTAAAACTTCTCTGACTCCTCCTTTTAGGGTTAACCGTCCATCGGCATGACGGGAATAAGGGGTTCTGCCACTGCCTTTGGTCCCGAAGTCATAAAGTTTGCCATCAGTTCCCCGGACTTGAGCGTAGACAAAGCCCCGTCCATCGCCTAAATTGGGGTTATATTCGCCAAATTGATAGCCATGATAGCGCAGGGCTAAAAATGGGCGTATGCCTTGAAAATAGCCAAAGGCTTCGATAAAATCTTCATCGGTGACGGTTGAGGGTTCTAATCCTAATTTTTGTAATAATTCGTCATTGCGAAAGCGGAGAAGCTGCTGAGGAAATTCAGCAGCCGGAACGATATCGTAGTAGTCTTCCCCCAAGGATTCTAGGGCGGTTTCCAAGTTGAGAGATAGAAATGGATTGGTGCGTTTGGGAGTTTGAGCGGAGTCAGCAACAGTCATAAAAGCAACGGTTCTTTACATTGTCTTATTCTATTTTAATCTATTTTAATGTTGGGGAAGGATAAATGAGGTGCAGTCCCCGGGAAAGTCTTTCCTGGCGAGGGTTTTAGGGCTTTGAAACCTTTTGCAATAAAGTGTTACGGTTATTTACACCTCCAAGGCCGGGTGGTCAAGCTAGAATACTAGTATGAGGTTTGCTCGAAGGAATCGACTCAAGTCGGGTGCTTGAGAAACCTATTAATTTTTGGATGAGGTAATCCGTCATGGCTCAAGTTTTAACTAGAACCCAAAGGCTCGCGAAGACTGGGAATCAGGGGACAAATTCCCAGGGGAATCAAAGCAGTTTTATTCCGTTGAGCCTACGCATTGAAATGGCACGGGATGAAGCCAGGGCGATCGCAACAGAAAAAGGCATTGAATCTCCCGAAAGTGCAGTAGCTTGGGATATTGTCGAGGAACTCCTCAGCGTTGCCGCCCGGAAAAGAACCCACGAACCGAAATCGGCTTTTGAACGCTACTGTTTAGAGCATCCTGATGCTTCTGAAGCTCGGATTTACGATGTATAAATTTTTCCAGTAAATAGTTTATTTTATGGCCCAATCTTACCCTCCAGATTGGGCTTTTTTTTATTTATTTTTGAGGTTTCCAATTATTACAATCGCCAAGTTGAGTCCAAAATGCGGTCCAGCGGTCCTCAACTGTCGGAAACTCGTT includes:
- a CDS encoding protein adenylyltransferase SelO, which codes for MTVADSAQTPKRTNPFLSLNLETALESLGEDYYDIVPAAEFPQQLLRFRNDELLQKLGLEPSTVTDEDFIEAFGYFQGIRPFLALRYHGYQFGEYNPNLGDGRGFVYAQVRGTDGKLYDFGTKGSGRTPYSRHADGRLTLKGGVREVLAGEMLHRMGVRTSRCLSLVETGEQLWRGDEPSPTRSSVMIRFSESHIRFGTFERLHYLGRKDLIEKLLDWVTAYYYPHLNQGMPPLISPETTNSREKYARFYQELVQRVAQLTAQWMAAGFCHAVLNTDNMSITGESFDYGPFAFIPTYNLKFTAAYFDYYGRYSYGNQPAICRWNLQMLQVPLKAAIASADMEAALEDYYHHYNREYHRLMLSKLGFGEEIPEEAATELLQLTLQLLGESQVGYAEFFWQLRQQFSPQWRENRDQILGPLETESELFESWQQAYFHGLQFVATEELEKIPERMAQYNPETVIIRPEIEAIWEPIAQEDNWQPFYDLLKRIKAG
- a CDS encoding Calvin cycle protein CP12, coding for MAQVLTRTQRLAKTGNQGTNSQGNQSSFIPLSLRIEMARDEARAIATEKGIESPESAVAWDIVEELLSVAARKRTHEPKSAFERYCLEHPDASEARIYDV
- a CDS encoding RibD family protein, with the protein product MSDRPVTTVVLAMSADGKISDSLRSPLLFGSPADKNHLEQQVAAADAVITGAGTFRVKDKAMRVVDPNRINQREEAGKPPQPVQIVASASGNLPPHLPLFQQPVPRWLVTTPSGAEPWRNHSGFDKILVSETPSGGVDWHDAFQQIATLGIKKLAILGGGNLVASLLAEDLIDELWLTICPLLIGGTDAPTPLDGSGFTTQTAPRLELLEVKTIDAEVFLHYRLRRQQDSISPSS